The DNA sequence TTCTGTGTACAGCGATGAACGGAAACGGGAATTACACGCCGCTCAGGGTCTACCACAACGGTATGGGCAGAAAAGGTCAATTCCGTTATTGAAGAATAGGAAAGGTCGATTCTCCTATCGAAGAttaggagaaaaatataaagagaCTGGGCGTTAACGACACGTTAAATGTCACGTTACGGTGCTAGCGATTAGACTGTCGCTCCTATTGcgattaaaaaaggaaattgatTGTTACACGACACTATAGCGTTCATCTGCAACTTAACTTTTCGTCGAAATTTGTCACCGTTTGGTACTGTCGTTTATTTACAAGCAGTTGTTAAGGATTTATTTGCTCAGGTGTACTTCAAGGCGTCGAGACGAGCTTCTACGTTTACCGATACCGAAATGAGATTACGAATCGAGAAGGTAGAAGTAGGTAGAAGTACTTTCGAAAGTTAGAAATTCCAAACAGATCTCGtacatgttattttttatttttatttcgcattgTGATCGTAGAAGCCAACCTGTTGAATTTACGTTGCCaataatgtatgtattacCTTTTTTTATGTTAAGTGATTCGAGTATTCAAACGTTTGCGTTCCTGGTTATGCCGCAATgtcttaatttgaaaatacgaATAGATGGAATTAGTAGCAGTGAGCCTTCGCTTGGTTTATAATTCCTGAGTACTTGTACCTACGTCTCCACCAGTAGTAACAATTTACTACGCACTCTAACTGTAACATATTTGTAATGCTTTTCCATTCTCAtagttttttgtattttttgtaaGTGTACAAGTATATATTTCCCCTCGAGCTCGTTGcgttcgatttctttttgtatattagACTGCGTGTTCGCGCGAGAGGTCGCGTATTCGTActgtttttaagaaaaatttctacGGACCTGTTGTATCGTATCTATACACTGAGAAATAATTCGTCTCTCTACGTAGGATAAGAGTTTACCTGATAAAGAGAAAGTAATATATTGAACTGTGCGATCGATGTGTACACaccgaaagaaaaagaaaaagagaaataaataaaaatgaacaaacgATAAGGTTTGAATACAacgttacaatttatattataagtAATAAACACTTGTAACGCTAACGAAAAAAGAACACTCGGATGTCTGAAACGTTCCAACAAATTTCTGATCCCTGGAGACTCCAAAAGTACCTTTCCTTTCGTGACACtctattcaacaattttgaaaataaataattcgctGCACGATCGTTACAAAACAGACGGTAACACCTCTCAGTGAAGCGCACGCAAAAAGAGATAACCGAGTTTCGAcagtttgtaataaatttattaggGAGCAGATTTCTATTCACTTTACGACGATCAACAGGCGAACCCGCGACTATCGTGGAAACGTTCGCTCGCTACAGTTCGAAATACAATATTAGGCTAAAAGTATATTCACCCATGGACCATAGAAAACAGCGACCATCGACGTACTTCAGAGCCATCTTATCGTTTCGTGGACATGTTCGTTCGTTCacctattatacatatgttacCTATACAATCgtagttataatatttttattcaacatatttatataaatttcagaaGTGTATTCGTTTCATCATCCGGCGAGAGATGGATTCTTCTAACTAACCGCGAGAGACTCGTTTCaggaaatacttttttttttccggcTCTCCAAAGTGCGCAGTCTTACAGAGTAACACTAAATGACGGATGAGTtgtgaaagaaaagaagaaaaccgGTGGCGATGATAAATCCAACAGGAAACGTCGTCCCTCCTGCTAATAAATGTCAAATGCATTCTTATAATTATCCAAAGAACTTACTAATGCTTCAactttttacaataattatacattatacgCGCTGTACATACAAGGAGGTCTGGTGGAggaaatatacagggtgtcccaaaaatgttgtaacaccttgaaatgggtagttcgggaggtgatttgaaacaactttttccttagcgaaaatgttgtcagaggcttcgttgaggagatattaacggaaaacactgaccaatcagagcgcgagtatgccggtggagcgctaGCgctagcgtatgagcgcggtcGCCTAGTGCTTAGCCACGCCTACTACGGCCggtccaacggtatccgcgcgctctgattggtcaatgttttccgttaatatctcctcaacgaagcctcggacaacattttcgctaaggaaaaagttgtttcaaatcaccccccgaaggggaaaaaaagggatggatgaatgaatgaatgaatgaatggacgagagaaagatggaaaaaaagatatgggggggggggggaattcCCCGGAAGCGGAGGCAagctctctcgctctctcaaTCTGGTGTGCGCTGGCGTTAGGATAGAATAAGATAGGTCAAGGTTAGTTGTAACTTACAACCTTACAACTTGTAAGGTAGAGTTAAGAAAGATAAGACGACATCTATAAGGACTAGGAATTAAGATTAGGTCaagtacagtgggtgtagaatgtattcgtacaccgatgaATTCTCTCAAGAATGTTccgtgtgaaattgtagtttcttaacttctttttttataatcaatgatattttacatattctcggaagtctctaagatagatatagtccaaacaacatttactagttaatataatttgtgaaatgaacaaaaaaaaaaaaaaaatgcgaaaagtggataaaaatacaaaagcaataagtatttgtacgattcttatggcgaaccatttacagtagattttataacgtaaacacattagtctattgcttcgtacgaattagaaaacatcaaatttccagtaaagcagttttaaaaaaggctctaatagaggaataaaaaaagatcccacttcgaataactaataatttagataatttaatccttagaaaagttacaataattataaaatcaacaagaaatcccacgaaggaagtattatatacttatatataaatgtaagtttctctttctttttgatcaagctttaaaaattaaacaattgtgcGAATACTCATTGCTTCAAagtttctatcgattaattgtttctttctcgttaatttcgcaacttacataaatagctatatcttttgtaatctatctattctatctattctacatatttccgagaatatatagaatgtcattgtttataaaaaataagttaataagttacaattttacacagtttttttggaaattgatcggtgtacaaatacattccacacccactgtacatacatacaaagaGGTCGCAACTTCACAGTTTCctcgtagaaaaaaaaaaacctcgtTAACGTTCTTACGCTATCAATATATGAATACGTTTATATCTGTAAAGAAAGTACGGGGTACTTCTTTCAAAGTAACCTCGCGCACTTACGCCGCAACAGTTTCGGAATTAGGACACCAGAGTGAGAAAAGAAcgtagaagaaataaaaagagaatagCGAAAGCGAAAGAGTGAATAATTGACATTCAATGTCGTTTCTCTCTCCACAGGTAAAAACccattgtaaataataacgtaACACAGTAAcgtgattaataaaataaaattaaaaaaaaaaaataactctTTCCACAGAGAAACTCATTTCGCAGTTATTCAACCAAGCCTAACCAAACTGAGAGTCGTAtatcattatatatttatttccgATAAGTATTACTTAGGTAATTAACAAATACGTTTCAATATTTGCGAAACGTGCGGTGTCCGGTGGTCGATTGTAAATGTTTCGTCGTACGACCAGTTATTTTGCTAGATCCGAGTAGTATACCCGTGATTCTTTTCAGAAAGTACACAGATAAAGCCACGGTGCAATATGGTTTAACAGTTTCCAACTCCCGAGCCGTCTTTTCTTGCAAATTATTTGGTAATctcgaaaaataatacttaagccatcaattgtaatttcttagGGTGAATGAATTTCATGTAGGAAAGTAATAAGGTACATTCTTAGCTCGAAGACGGCTCGAAGAGTTGGAAGATATCGCAACgagatttttagaaaatttacatGTAAGAAACGAATTATTTCCCGATTAACTAATCGCTTAATCGATGATAGTACATTCCTCGTCGTTGTTGCTTTCGGAGTTAATCGCGTTGCAGTTAGTCCTGCTCGAGTCCTCCCTGTTCTCCTCCTTCGGTACCTTGGCACCAACGTTATCACTAGTAGAAAAACATGCGTCTTTAGATTTACTTTCCTTCTCCGAGTCACTAACACATACAGGCGTGGCTTTTAAACTTTTCTTCTTATCTAAATTGTTAGTCATATCGTTAACCATTTTCGCAAAGTCATCCTCGGTTTCTTTAACAACCGAATTCAACATCTCTGAAATAAACGGCGAATTGGCCTCTATCAAATCCTTCAATGGCGTCTCGTTAGGGTCCGGTAGGTCCTTGGGCTCCTCCAGCTCGATGTTCTCAGGGTCGCGCTTCTCCAGGTAACAAATAAACTGTTCCTCGTATTTATCACCGGTTGCCGAAGCGTTCTGGATCGTCGAATGCCTTATGGATTTCTCGTAGTCTTGCATTTCGACGTCGTATATCTGCACGGACTTGTCCACCAGTTGCGCGGGGTCGTCGCCCACTGCTCGAGACACGGTGTTCCTCTTCTTGAAGGACTTTATACCTTCGACTGCGTTCGTAATGCCTACGAACTCCGACGGGCTCAAAATATTAGCATCGGCTTCGCCGTTGTTCTCGGTCTCCGGATCGGAGTCGTTGACGCAGACCATGTCCAGGGGTAACTCTTCCTTCTTGGTCTGGTTCTGAGTATTACTAGGATCCGACGACTGGGCGGCTCCCGTCTTCAGTTGGTACCTCTTCCACCTGTTGTACTCGCGCACTATTCTATCGTTGATACACGCCAGTTGGCTGACCGTGTCGCGTATCTCGCGGTGGAACTGCTTGATCATGACGCGGGCGTCGTTCAGCTCGTACTTCTTCAACTCTTCTTGCTTGGACGACTCGAACAGTCCTCGTAGCTTGGTCTTGAGATTCGTCAATATATTGTCGACCTCGTGACCGTGAGGAAGCAACCTTTGATTGAGCGTCTTTACGCTGCGCCTCTCCGCTAGCAGCTCTTGCCTCTTGGAGCTGCTGGTCTTGGAGCTGACCAGCGCGACAGGTACCGCTTTGTTGTTGTCGACGTGGTCCTTGAAGGAACGCGAATTCCGGGACGGACCTATCACCGCTATGTCCTCTGAGTCGCTGTCGAGCTCTATGACGTGAGGACTGCTCCCTACGGGCCGCGGTACTTTGGGTTCTGGCAGTGGAAAACGCAACCGGTTCATCATGTCGGCGCTTTGGTTGGGTATGGTTACCATGGGCGTCGACGTGCACTGCATCGCCTGGTATAGGTTCATCGAGGCCACTTGATTTATGGGACTGGACACGTGGCGTATGGGTATCACCGGCGACGCTGGTTGGAGGAAGTTCGAAGCGACCACGTTCATGAACGTGTTGTACATGGGTTGTTGAACGACGTTGGCAGTTTCTATTCTGGGAGGCAAGGAGTTCGTCGGGAGAGGCTGAGAGACGATCGTACCGTCTGTATTGACCGTGACGACGTTTTCGCATTCGACC is a window from the Hylaeus volcanicus isolate JK05 chromosome 7, UHH_iyHylVolc1.0_haploid, whole genome shotgun sequence genome containing:
- the LOC128880373 gene encoding uncharacterized protein LOC128880373 — translated: MDISSMLEVQVNEVKEVDSKENVTPKDLLPSTAHASLPISKEESNYYKLVFGNDVSAVRFQKLHCTACDAHIGSAPADSSNMFEHPVLRTLLCSKCRDFYGDGTFEQGDDATDMFCRWCANGGNLYCCSFCSNTFCCKCIKRNFDPILRKKIEADEKWKCFVCDPTDLYPARATCWALLEFVQKMNRLFKQNNKMTQQEIDEKLSLDETNCCPRRRKRKRRRTGSNSEEDDETYIPKQVTAPIVTKRRRRGRGRGRYSNGTNVSVSGKSYATSEDGSVDPELPPSLLSCEQTMVECENVVTVNTDGTIVSQPLPTNSLPPRIETANVVQQPMYNTFMNVVASNFLQPASPVIPIRHVSSPINQVASMNLYQAMQCTSTPMVTIPNQSADMMNRLRFPLPEPKVPRPVGSSPHVIELDSDSEDIAVIGPSRNSRSFKDHVDNNKAVPVALVSSKTSSSKRQELLAERRSVKTLNQRLLPHGHEVDNILTNLKTKLRGLFESSKQEELKKYELNDARVMIKQFHREIRDTVSQLACINDRIVREYNRWKRYQLKTGAAQSSDPSNTQNQTKKEELPLDMVCVNDSDPETENNGEADANILSPSEFVGITNAVEGIKSFKKRNTVSRAVGDDPAQLVDKSVQIYDVEMQDYEKSIRHSTIQNASATGDKYEEQFICYLEKRDPENIELEEPKDLPDPNETPLKDLIEANSPFISEMLNSVVKETEDDFAKMVNDMTNNLDKKKSLKATPVCVSDSEKESKSKDACFSTSDNVGAKVPKEENREDSSRTNCNAINSESNNDEECTIID